A window of Magallana gigas chromosome 8, xbMagGiga1.1, whole genome shotgun sequence genomic DNA:
ATAGAGTGCTCCTCGCCCCATGAATCTCAATATTATTCAGATGATCTCCCTGATCCTGAATTTGACATTTATAATGCTGCCCTTACAGCTACAAATAATACTGATCAATTAACTAATTCTGCAATCCCAGTACCTAGATCCAATGAGACAGTACCAGTTTTAGAGCCACCAGTTATTCCATCCAGTTCAATTGCATCAACAGCAGAAAACTCAGCGGAAACGTCGAGAACGGAAGCTAGGACAGAATCATACATACAGGAACCTAATGCAGACTTGGTGGGATCAACAGGAAATTCGGATTCATGGAAATATGaaactatttcaaatataattaaattttgctcAGAAAAAAAGATTGAGGATCctattgaaattttgaaaattgcgcaagataaaattattaaaggCAGAAAACTGGAACTAGAATCTGAAAGTGGAACAATAGAAGGAGCGACCAATTTTATTTTGGTGGACAGAGAGAACCTGTTAGAGACAgcatttgttgaaataaaagagATTGTTGATCTCAGAAATACATTGGAAGTCCAATTTTATGAAGAAGTaagataattattattttgttactgGGGATTTTAATGACTCTTCTATCTCTATTTAATATTTCACAATAATGTTACCTATgcttatttgaatgttttcaaaTCCCCTTTACACTGtgcatgattttaataaatgtctAGATGCAATTTTACAAATAGATGTACTTATAGCTTACAAAACTTATGGTCCCaactgtaaaatattaatatacttCATAGAAAATAGAAATCCTTCATATGATAtgtaaaattaacattattctAGAATTTAGGTACATTCGTACCGTTTTACCAGTTTTACAGTAGTGTACAATTAAGCAtagatgtataaaaaaaaacacatgcatATATATCTTGTTTACAGAATGCTGTTGACCTTGGTGGGCCTCGCAGAGAATTTTTTACATTGGTATTGAGGCAGATACAAGAACATTACTTTGATCCTGTTCGGGAATACTCAGACAATTATGAAATAGTTGGAAAGATATTGGGTAAGAGATTACATGTGTTGACTAAAGTGAGGGGTATGTATGATAGCAGACAAAAATTTCTGAATTTGTGCATAGAAAAAGCATATACTGAATTATTTTTGCCCCATGTTTATTTTTGTCCTTCTTTACATATACTTGCATTCAGTTTCGCCCGTTTTGAATTCACCTAAGAACAGTTAACATTGTTATTTGaaggagatacatgtatataaaataaagttgAGACATTTGAATTGCCCATGCAgtcttaattttactttttacatgGGCGAAAGAGGCAAAAGTACTAAACAGGGGCAAATTTTTTCCCTATATCATatgaagtatacatgtatatatatatttttttatatatatttaacaatagTGAATTGTTTTGAACTTGTAATCAGCTTGACAGTCGATTGGAAATGTGAAAAGatgtatgtttgcatttttTCAAGCTTTAAGTATGCTCCAAAGTGGACCTTTGCCAAGAGTGCTATCAGCCAGTTTAGTTGAGGAGGTGTTTAACAATTCTTCACCAAGGGCATTTGTGCATGATTTACGAAGAGGACTGGATGCATTATGTTTATATGAGGTAACATTGATTGACAATCAAAACCACTCGTCCCTAATGATATAATCTCATTGTGTTTACCAGTAAggcctaagaaaaaaaattgtttgtttccgctttcccgaccgaccctagctTTTACCCCTGGACTCAAAACTTTTTTGAAGGATTTTTGATGGAAAATcgtttattttcgtttttatccgatttggaaaaaaattactcaaaattTTGGTCACAAAAACGCTTGAAGCAGTTACTCTTCTCAAATCAGTGTAActcaaacattttgtttcaaaatggctgtatgtttccatatgtgttgtagattttaataatgCTCTCATCGTCGgcaaatatcatttttgtgttttcttaagaccagcttaatagtcaaaaatgatattaaaagtatttctcattttataccaTTCAGCAGTGTCAGTGTATCTAACCGGCATTTATGGATACTCTaatattaaaggaaaaaaaaaattgaaaaaataaaaaaaaattccgactGACCGACCCTactttttttcagcatgaaagaggaaacaaactatttttttttgttaggcctaacTGTAATTTTGGCAGTTATAAATGAATAACGAAAGAGCTGTGCTTAATGAGGAAACGATACTAGATGTATTAATtttagtgaaagatgataataatttattgtttgttaGGATTTCATCAACATATGATTTTATGGACCTTTATTCCAAAATATAGCCAAATGTCTCCTggtccacacacacacacacacacacacattatcTTTTTGCCTATAAActtagaaagaaaataaaattccatatatttatacccccgctccataggagaagggggtatactgttttacccttgtgtgtctgtctgtccttctgtctgtccgtccataaCAAAactttctgtcgcatttatctcagcaactatttatcgcagatctATGCCAACTTTCTGTAAAAtgttgactttgcttattttgcatattcacatcagagcggggtatcactagtgagcattggctcacagatatcttgtttaaattaaaatgtgaatACTGTTTAATACCTGGTActtttttacatctttttaaagagctcttcttctaaaggacaATATTTTTCACTCGAAAATGGCCACAGCTCAAGATctcataaaagttaaaattatatatacatgtattagtaactAGTGTTTTTTAAGGGTCCTCCACACCCTTGGGAAAAGTTCTGCACAGATTGACTGAACTCctaaattacttaaaaatatagatttcTAGCATGTGTTTGACTCAAAAATGACAGAAAGCCATTTTAATTTTGGGAGAAAAAccaactttaaaaatttatcactaaatttcaataaattcatGGAAAAATTTTCCTACAGTATTCAAACACAAAACATGCAGTAGTTTGCAGCTGCAACCATTGTGCTATAGAGATGGATAACAAAATTGGCAATTATATAACACAGTTTCACAAAGGGTCAAATTCGCATTTTGTGGTGTCctgtcataaaaagtagaagCCACGGGTAGCGAGGattcttaaagctgaacaccgcttgtaaaacttaaagctgaacaccgctcgtaaaaaGGCACTGTTTGCCATATTTTTCCATCATCACCGCTtccctacaacccctatatGAGCTGCACACCTCTTAACAGTTTTTAGAAATTTCACTGTAGAAGTCTCACCTGTGCTGTGTTAATCGGTCGTGGTGAAATTTTACACACTTTTTTAAAGCCAAGAGAATACCAGCATCAAATAAacaggtcaatgcattattgCAAACAGAATACGCATATAAAATGAGAAGAAATTGCATAAAACCCAAAGACCATGAAATGAATACTACACGTCGGCCACAAGTTTCAGGTTTGCAATCGGCTATAACAAAATTGAAGAGTTTATATACCTGTGTGAAAGTGCCTGTTCATGAGCAGTGTTCAGCATTAAGAAGTATTTGCTATTTTGAATGGTCAGTTTGTCATTACACTTCCACTTGTTTTTAACAGCTGGCTTGTCATCTTCCAACATTTATCCATCTTTTTACACCTCGGGATCGACAGAAAATTACATTAAAGCTGCTTACAAGCACAATTAAACCACAGTTTTCTCCAGAAGGAAGTAATAGAAGACAAAAAGAAAGCAAAATTTATGCAAAATATGTGAAATATTTGAGAGAGGCTGCAAGTAAGTACAAATACAAGATATTTGATGTACCGTaggagtacatgtattactggtacatgtatattgtataggGGGAAATATTTGCCCTTGTTTGATTTACTACCGGTGTTTGCACTCATTTACAGTGAACTACATGGAAGCGTTTAATAGGTGTTAACTCCAGAACTTCTAACTTTTCTTATTTACCCATTAaacacattctctctctctctctctccttctctctctctcaactccGCCTTCTACGATCCGATTGGACAagggtcagtcaaaacattatgTTGAAACTTTTTTGGAGTTACCGCCTATTAAGCGTTTCTACGTAGTTCGCTATACAGTCAGAATGTTAAAAACAAGCAACTGTTTGcagttaatatacatgtattagtaaaaCCAtgaatataacatatatatacatgtcgctctcgagcgctagcaacttttactggaatacgcatgctcgacttcAAGGTAGGGCATTGTGGGAatactactgtagataaactgtaccatgtCAATTTCGTTTTTATCATCTACATATGTTctgaaattttgtattttgatgtaaatgcCAAAAAGTAACAGTATCTTAGGTCTTATAAtacattaaacaatttaaaaaaaaaaacagcttttTTTAACAACCTTCAATCTTGGAAAACAACATCGGATATTTTTTCCGAGCTTGTCTGAAAGGCCTGAGAATATACGATTGCTCCAAAACAGTACCAGTGGTTCTACTGAtcccgtatttttttttatcagaaaattgGAAGTATTTTCAGTAAATACAGAATGATTAAAGCACAGTTAATGAGTTATCCCATTGCCGATGTCAAACCCACTCTAAATTCACCACCCCACCCAAAACACAACTACAGTGCATTCCTACTAATATTTAATCGattcaaaaaattaaaccaatggTTTAGAAGTCttcttttgtgttttattaTGGCTACAGCACTAGCttaccaatctttttaaaagacaaGCTTGTGATCTCTTTAATGTTGAACTTCAACTGCCTTTAAGGTAAGTTATTAGGTCCCAGGTCTGTAGGCACCCTACAGTGATCACTTCGCCCTTCCATCCATCAGAGATCTCTTGTTGGGAGCATATCATCTCTCCCCTTGGCCAAATCTTACTTATACTTCATCCACAGAAAGCCTTTGGGTAGAGGATGTGCAATTACCTTAAACCATGTTTCTAggtctaaggttaaggtcatgGCAGAATTATATgcaaaaaagctgaaacttgtatggaagcatcatcatgtacccaagtgtagattcaagtttgttcaaattgtgacccccaggggtagggtggggccacaatgggggtttgTATTTTACATAGggatttatagaaaaaaatcaaaattctctTCAAGTCTTATCATCCTTTTCTCTATTACATTATGTATTTGAGTGGGACCATTTGAGATGTTCACTATTTCAATAATATCTACTTTGTTTTGCTCTACTGAGCTGTAGCCTTAAAGCAGCTTTTCTCATCTAAAGTTGTCTTGCGTCTGTAGTCATTAGCACTGTATGGTGTTATCTTTATCATACTAGTTATTGTTGTATGGTGCAGTTATTTACAGTTATTTAACTGCTTTCCAGTaggaaataaatttcattttattagaattttgtaaataacaaaaccCATGTTCTTGTTTTTTAGGTGGTAGACGTGGGGATGTTACTCTTGCAAAAATTCTTCGGTTTTGCACTGGATCAGAAGAGGAACCACCACTTGGTTACCAGATTCAGCCAACAATGGAATTTGTCGAAAGACAATCATTCCTGCCAACAGGAAATACATGCATCAACAAAATGCAATTAACCATACCTGTAAATGAGGAGCCAACAGAAGATGCACTGTTCAACTTTTTTGACTTTGCGTTTTGCAATTCGTACTTTGGTTTACAATGATTAAGTGAGCTTTTCAGACCACGCAATGTTGTCCGCCTGTCCATGGCAACTTTTTATACACACTCTCTgtaggagagggggtatactgttttacccttgtgtgtctgtctgtctgtttgtccttCAGTCTGTCTATAACAGAAATTTCGGttgcatttttctcagcaactattcattgcaggggcttgaaattttaacgcactatttgtttaggcatgccatatgttGGGATCTAGTTTTGTACCAATCttacatcaacttcctgttaaatgacaacattttttattttaagccaaaattttcaaacaaattttcctcaaagattacACAGCAACTTTTCATTGCAGATGCTTAACCTTAACACAGGCTTTGATAAGGCATGTTATATGAtggaattcatttttgtaccaattggacatcaatttcctgttaaatgatgactttgtgTATACGTTTAGCCCACcggtaaattttatttttgtcaaagatttctcagcaacttcCGGTATTCATCGCAGATGCGTGAAATATTAAgacattcaagtttgtttaggcatgccatatggaGTGAATTAGTTTTTTATCATAAgtcaactttctgttaaatgttgacttttctttttttgcatatacACATCAGATCGGGGGtattactagtgagcattggttCACGGATATCTTGTTCATTTTCAAAGATTACTTGTTTTATAGCCTTccacataaaaaatgaaactgaataTTATAAAAGCTTGATTATTAAAGGCATGCAGGTCTctttaaaattaccaaaattttgcaattttgatCCCTGCCGCTAAGGTATAGATAAGTTGAGATTCCTCAGATTCTTGAACCCCACCCCAAGCccatttttacagttttaattttaataaaaacattaatatttgtatgaacTGTGTCATGTTAAAGTTTGTCCTTGGACTGTGTCATGTTAAAATTGGTTCTTAGACTTCTTGTTTTGAATAGAAActtaaatatttgtatgaacTCTGTCATGATAAAGTTGGTCCTCGgactttttgtttcaaatagaaACTTTACTATTTGTATGAACTCTTGTCATGTTAAGTTGGTCCTTGGACTGTGTAATGTTAAGTTTGTCCTTGGACTTCTTGTTTTGAATAGATACTTTAATATCTGTTTTGAACTCTGTCATGATAAAGTTGGTCCGCTgactttttgtttcaaatagaaACTTTAATATTTGTATGAACTCTTGTCATGTTAAGTTGGTCCTTGGACTGTGTCATGTTAAGTATGTCATTGGACTGTGTCATGTTAAGTTGGTCCTTGGACTGTGTCATGTTAAAGTTGAGTCTTGGAATTCTTGTTTTGAATAGATATACTTTAAGATTTGTATGAACTGTCTCATAAGTTTGCTCATGAACTTCTTGTTTTGAATAGAAACTTTATCAGGATTTCTAAACATTGACTTAAATGAAAGTTTGTGtggtaaatgtatattttgttaaaggaATATCAGCAAAAAGTTAAATATCTTAAAGTTTTGTACTGATGACATGTTTGTCAAATTGTTTCCTGTACATTtctgatttttagctcaccaaaacgaagtgtggggggggggggtgttggggggagcttatgctacaCACCTGACTAcattgtttaatgtttttggTGCAGCTCCTATATCTAAGTCATTACTTGTCCTaccttcaccaaacttgcatggatggtacATCTTAACCTACTTAAATACTTTATAgacttaaaatatcatattagaATATGtcaggcttcacaggatttgatcacgtgaccaaccaacttcgTATCCGGTGAAcattttaaattgctgtttatttctctcttatatatatatatatatatatatatatatatatatatatatatatatatatatatatacttaaataaataaaacagaatgcgacagtccaaattaaataaattgtttactgttagcgctaacagtaaacaatttatttaatttggactgtcgcattctgttttatttatttaagtattttttgctgtaccaaggctttatttatctacatatatatatatatatatatatatatatgtgcacACACAATGGTATTTAAtcatattatgaatattttatcatataacaTAACTTTTTGGTATAATATGAttcagttttgtattttatcattatgaaattgtataatatgatctgttattatatgattgtatcagattgtttgatattttacaagtatataatataatgcaatgtattttaaattctatCGTTTGataccaaacaataaaaatcatcTGATACAATATACGTGATACAGAAGAGTAtcacataataaaatatcatattgtatgatGACATTATACATTTTCGTATGATATAATAAAGGCGATCTCATAAAGGTGACCCTTCATCTCGGTGAGCTATGTAAAGtttgattacctatgtttattttttcaaaccaagaaggaatgacatttttttctatcaaaaagcagtataataaaaacaaatctcaaaTCTTTGTTCATCTTACTAATTTTATTGACCATCATGAAGAGTCATTGTAGTAGAGTCATGAATGGTAACTAAATAGCCCTTTTTTGTCATGATAAAAATCTGGTCATTCTTAGTCAATGGGCCAAGCAGATTAGGAAAAAAGATACACTAGTCTTGCAGACAGTGGCAAGTgaatttacattgtatatcatattGTTAAGCTGTTGTTTCTGTCGACAATTTCCACAGCCTTTTGGAAAATATC
This region includes:
- the LOC117683538 gene encoding uncharacterized protein isoform X1 produces the protein MWILSSRLGIATIGDRIRFREELRRISLPSQNNQHNQHEIRALFRPVRGTSTSGRIKKQKKRRTWTCEFICLSETDAMKVPTREEKLALVKAGLGSKKIQFNADDTEELFQQKLIGEDGFSKLSDCGGFEIMRCISNCRNLEVISCRRTPEVMKSFVGCQSKLYIRPIQRALSLEADNSLLTEASATITEKCCHCEQIIPIDELRDHVYTCVREKELCSDQIMNIVIECSSPHESQYYSDDLPDPEFDIYNAALTATNNTDQLTNSAIPVPRSNETVPVLEPPVIPSSSIASTAENSAETSRTEARTESYIQEPNADLVGSTGNSDSWKYETISNIIKFCSEKKIEDPIEILKIAQDKIIKGRKLELESESGTIEGATNFILVDRENLLETAFVEIKEIVDLRNTLEVQFYEENAVDLGGPRREFFTLVLRQIQEHYFDPVREYSDNYEIVGKILALSMLQSGPLPRVLSASLVEEVFNNSSPRAFVHDLRRGLDALCLYELACHLPTFIHLFTPRDRQKITLKLLTSTIKPQFSPEGSNRRQKESKIYAKYVKYLREAASGRRGDVTLAKILRFCTGSEEEPPLGYQIQPTMEFVERQSFLPTGNTCINKMQLTIPVNEEPTEDALFNFFDFAFCNSYFGLQ
- the LOC117683538 gene encoding uncharacterized protein isoform X2, producing the protein MKVPTREEKLALVKAGLGSKKIQFNADDTEELFQQKLIGEDGFSKLSDCGGFEIMRCISNCRNLEVISCRRTPEVMKSFVGCQSKLYIRPIQRALSLEADNSLLTEASATITEKCCHCEQIIPIDELRDHVYTCVREKELCSDQIMNIVIECSSPHESQYYSDDLPDPEFDIYNAALTATNNTDQLTNSAIPVPRSNETVPVLEPPVIPSSSIASTAENSAETSRTEARTESYIQEPNADLVGSTGNSDSWKYETISNIIKFCSEKKIEDPIEILKIAQDKIIKGRKLELESESGTIEGATNFILVDRENLLETAFVEIKEIVDLRNTLEVQFYEENAVDLGGPRREFFTLVLRQIQEHYFDPVREYSDNYEIVGKILALSMLQSGPLPRVLSASLVEEVFNNSSPRAFVHDLRRGLDALCLYELACHLPTFIHLFTPRDRQKITLKLLTSTIKPQFSPEGSNRRQKESKIYAKYVKYLREAASGRRGDVTLAKILRFCTGSEEEPPLGYQIQPTMEFVERQSFLPTGNTCINKMQLTIPVNEEPTEDALFNFFDFAFCNSYFGLQ